One genomic window of Fimbriimonadia bacterium includes the following:
- a CDS encoding DUF1156 domain-containing protein produces MNDRRLIEDFLPIQAISAEASREKSVRKGHISTLHLWWARRPLVACRAAVYGALVPASRFIPENGPDNKKQSLGRANAAKFIERLCKYPGSPTVIKEAQRHILEAHAERLTEETGKKVTVEDIEEGRAPRPKVLDMFAGGGAIPLEALRLGCEAYALDLNPVAHIIQLCTLVYPQKYGKPDPSARGMTGPKNAKGETTWGGLAGEVRYWGNWVLEKVKAEIGDLYPLIPDPKYKGNRPAVQSEMWQSSDKESIPPGYLMPVAYLWTRTVRCKNPSCGATVPLAKQTWLCKKKENYVALRLVAPKGEKRVRFEVVESTSERGLGFDPAAGSKGGNATCPFCGTVADSAYVKTEGCAKRMGQQIMTIGCIRPGHRGKVFLSADDVGGAQPDESSIQERIADICSRTGLSIPSEPIVTDAKNSNWTSLYGLVTFGDLFTSRQLLYLLTLASCVRQAHAEMISSSCEAERARAVASYLGILLDRQADYDSTVCVWESGGQFIKSTFAQKGLPLVWDFVELAPFGDASGSPQGALVWIIGVIDALSATGSPASVVRGSAMNLPWPDRSLDAVVSDPPYYDNVPYADISDFFFVWLKRTVGHLYSEHFSTEGTPKKAEAVADAVRHDGDKRKAKRAYEAMMEVTFGESCRVLKAHGMMVIVYAHKTTLGWATLVDALRRAGFTVTEAWPFDTERPGRVRAIASAALASSIFLVARKREGALTGSYEDEVRSELDKIVRERVDSLWKMGITGADLVIAAVGAGLRAFTKFARVEYANGEEVPAEKFLAEVEGVVLETLLEKIFGVTGSGVAAVDGPSRFYVLWRYAYKAAEMDAGEAIVFTYGQNVELDGQNGLSSGSRALVEKKKGKYRLRDFAERGDDEKLGMPKDDGTSAPLIDTLHRILWLVENEPRKLNDFLDEARPDRERLRLVAQALAGTALAGRKDDGPEHAVATTPAESAALKKLVANWRALIDQRLSDVDSKTGQMRMQFDGDRQ; encoded by the coding sequence ATGAACGACCGTAGATTGATAGAAGACTTTCTGCCGATCCAGGCCATCAGCGCCGAGGCGTCGCGGGAGAAATCCGTCCGCAAGGGGCACATTTCGACCCTTCACCTCTGGTGGGCGCGGCGGCCCTTGGTGGCGTGTCGCGCCGCGGTGTATGGCGCGCTTGTCCCGGCGTCGCGGTTCATCCCGGAGAACGGGCCGGACAACAAGAAGCAGAGTCTGGGCAGGGCCAATGCGGCCAAGTTCATCGAGCGGCTCTGTAAGTATCCTGGCAGCCCTACCGTCATCAAGGAAGCCCAGCGGCATATTCTCGAAGCCCACGCCGAGCGGCTGACCGAAGAGACCGGCAAGAAGGTCACCGTCGAGGACATCGAAGAAGGCCGCGCCCCTCGTCCCAAGGTGCTCGACATGTTCGCCGGTGGTGGGGCCATCCCTCTGGAAGCCCTACGCCTGGGTTGTGAAGCTTACGCCCTCGACCTCAACCCAGTGGCGCACATCATCCAACTCTGCACCTTGGTCTATCCGCAGAAGTACGGAAAGCCCGACCCGAGCGCGCGCGGCATGACCGGGCCGAAGAATGCGAAGGGTGAGACGACCTGGGGCGGGTTGGCCGGGGAAGTCCGGTACTGGGGGAACTGGGTGCTCGAGAAGGTCAAGGCCGAGATCGGCGATTTGTATCCGCTCATACCCGATCCCAAATATAAAGGGAACAGGCCGGCGGTCCAGTCAGAAATGTGGCAATCTTCAGACAAGGAAAGCATCCCTCCCGGATACCTCATGCCGGTTGCCTATCTCTGGACGCGGACCGTCCGCTGCAAAAACCCTTCGTGCGGGGCTACTGTGCCATTGGCCAAACAAACCTGGCTTTGCAAGAAGAAGGAGAACTACGTCGCCCTGAGGCTTGTGGCTCCCAAGGGAGAAAAGCGCGTTCGATTCGAAGTCGTGGAGTCAACATCCGAACGTGGTCTTGGTTTCGACCCCGCCGCAGGTTCGAAGGGCGGTAATGCGACATGTCCGTTTTGCGGCACCGTGGCCGACAGCGCTTACGTCAAGACCGAAGGATGCGCTAAGCGCATGGGGCAACAAATCATGACCATTGGATGTATTAGACCAGGGCATCGAGGAAAGGTGTTTCTTTCAGCCGACGACGTGGGAGGAGCACAGCCCGATGAGAGTTCGATCCAAGAACGTATCGCGGATATTTGTTCACGCACGGGGCTTTCGATACCAAGCGAACCGATAGTGACCGACGCCAAGAATAGTAACTGGACGTCCTTGTATGGTCTTGTCACATTTGGTGACCTATTCACTTCTCGTCAATTGCTGTACCTGCTTACGCTTGCGTCATGTGTTCGCCAAGCCCATGCGGAGATGATTTCTTCGAGTTGTGAGGCCGAGCGGGCACGAGCAGTCGCAAGCTATTTAGGCATTCTCCTGGACCGTCAGGCTGACTACGATAGTACTGTCTGTGTATGGGAGTCTGGGGGGCAGTTCATCAAGAGCACTTTCGCGCAAAAAGGGCTTCCTCTTGTTTGGGATTTTGTTGAGCTCGCTCCTTTCGGTGATGCATCTGGTTCCCCGCAAGGCGCGCTTGTCTGGATAATCGGCGTGATCGATGCGTTATCCGCCACGGGGAGCCCGGCCAGTGTTGTGCGCGGTTCCGCGATGAATCTACCTTGGCCAGATAGATCACTCGACGCCGTTGTTTCAGATCCTCCCTATTACGACAATGTGCCATACGCGGACATCTCAGACTTCTTTTTTGTATGGCTCAAGCGTACTGTGGGGCATCTGTATTCAGAGCACTTCTCGACAGAAGGAACGCCCAAGAAGGCTGAGGCAGTGGCTGATGCGGTTCGTCATGACGGCGACAAAAGAAAAGCGAAACGCGCATATGAAGCGATGATGGAAGTGACCTTCGGCGAATCATGCCGGGTGCTGAAGGCGCACGGCATGATGGTGATTGTATATGCCCACAAGACAACTTTGGGCTGGGCTACATTGGTTGACGCGCTTCGAAGGGCTGGCTTCACCGTCACGGAAGCTTGGCCGTTCGATACTGAGCGACCAGGTCGAGTTCGAGCAATCGCATCGGCGGCACTCGCCTCCAGCATCTTCCTTGTCGCCCGCAAACGGGAAGGTGCATTGACCGGCTCTTATGAGGACGAAGTACGGTCCGAGCTCGATAAGATCGTCCGAGAGCGGGTCGATTCGCTCTGGAAGATGGGCATCACCGGCGCGGACCTGGTCATTGCCGCGGTAGGTGCAGGGCTCCGCGCCTTCACCAAATTTGCCCGCGTGGAGTACGCAAACGGCGAGGAGGTCCCGGCCGAGAAGTTTCTGGCCGAGGTGGAAGGGGTCGTGCTGGAGACGCTTCTCGAAAAGATCTTCGGGGTAACAGGAAGCGGCGTTGCCGCGGTGGACGGGCCCAGCCGGTTTTACGTGCTCTGGCGCTACGCTTATAAGGCGGCCGAGATGGACGCTGGCGAGGCCATCGTTTTCACCTACGGCCAGAATGTAGAGCTGGACGGCCAGAACGGCCTTTCGTCCGGAAGCCGCGCGCTGGTCGAAAAAAAGAAGGGCAAATACCGGCTGCGAGATTTCGCCGAACGGGGAGACGACGAAAAATTGGGCATGCCCAAGGATGACGGCACGTCTGCCCCACTTATTGATACCCTGCATCGTATCCTCTGGCTTGTGGAAAACGAACCCCGCAAGCTGAATGACTTCCTCGACGAGGCGAGGCCGGACCGGGAGCGTCTGCGCCTGGTGGCTCAAGCCTTGGCCGGAACGGCGTTGGCCGGCAGGAAGGACGACGGACCCGAGCATGCTGTGGCGACCACTCCGGCGGAATCCGCCGCGCTCAAGAAACTCGTCGCCAACTGGCGGGCGCTCATCGACCAACGGCTGTCGGATGTAGATTCCAAAACCGGTCAGATGCGCATGCAATTCGATGGAGACAGACAATGA
- a CDS encoding ATP-dependent helicase has product MLAQELGNLGLPYDPPRGAALTNEYEAIRAVYSILRIAKDNSTGEEDYPAHRDLLEVLSGVGSATAKGVADACISNNQNFRQLFYLPACPTWFSGRCPSAVQRVMATVQTIRTWNMSDTLAARSGDITAILSSRVFTSGRDAANSLSIWNTLMGSFPVQMTLEELLQFLAADSESDQQAILDLVNQRIGGAQPQTQEPVQKRIRILTMHGAKGLSGKVVFIPGAEQGLMPNFRALQATGLLIEQRRLFYVSVTRAMACCIASHVAQHSGAQAMALTQRSVARLTRSQFLNEMGVPSVTRISGLSQAEAAAIVAEVNNL; this is encoded by the coding sequence ATGCTGGCCCAGGAACTTGGCAACCTCGGTCTTCCCTATGATCCTCCGCGAGGTGCGGCGCTCACAAATGAATATGAGGCCATCAGGGCAGTCTATTCGATTCTCCGGATCGCCAAGGACAATTCAACCGGTGAAGAAGACTACCCGGCGCATCGGGACCTGCTTGAGGTTCTCTCCGGTGTCGGAAGCGCCACGGCAAAGGGCGTCGCGGATGCCTGCATTTCCAACAACCAGAACTTTCGCCAACTCTTTTACCTCCCTGCATGCCCGACGTGGTTTTCTGGGCGATGCCCCTCCGCAGTTCAGCGTGTCATGGCAACCGTTCAAACGATTAGAACGTGGAACATGAGCGATACCTTGGCCGCTCGGAGCGGCGACATCACGGCTATCCTCTCATCGCGGGTGTTCACATCCGGGCGCGATGCTGCCAATAGCCTGTCGATATGGAATACCCTGATGGGCTCGTTTCCGGTCCAGATGACACTTGAGGAGCTTCTTCAGTTTCTTGCGGCGGACAGCGAATCCGATCAGCAGGCCATCCTTGACTTGGTAAATCAACGAATTGGTGGCGCACAACCTCAAACTCAAGAACCCGTTCAGAAACGCATCAGGATTCTGACCATGCATGGAGCCAAAGGACTCAGCGGGAAGGTTGTGTTCATACCGGGGGCGGAACAAGGCCTCATGCCGAACTTCAGGGCCTTGCAGGCCACCGGGCTGCTCATTGAACAGCGACGTCTGTTTTACGTGTCCGTCACCCGGGCTATGGCGTGCTGCATCGCGTCCCACGTCGCCCAGCATTCGGGTGCCCAAGCGATGGCTTTGACTCAAAGGTCTGTTGCGCGCCTGACGCGCTCGCAGTTTCTGAACGAGATGGGTGTTCCAAGCGTGACACGCATCTCCGGGTTGAGCCAGGCTGAAGCGGCGGCAATAGTAGCGGAGGTGAACAACTTATGA